One segment of Amycolatopsis alba DSM 44262 DNA contains the following:
- a CDS encoding Ku protein, protein MRSMWKGSVSFGLVSIPIQLYAATENKNVSLRQVHEADGGRIQYKRFCTIDGEEVPYAEIAKGYELPDGEMVVLTDEDMSELPLASSRAIDVLEFVPLESIDPIHFDKTYYLEPQKNAVKPYVVLRDALEKASHVAIAKVAIRQRETLAILRVHSDVLMMTTMLWPDEVRVPDFGFLHEDPPQVRPQELTMAGSLIDSLSEPVFEHEKYTDSYREALEAMIEAKAAGNETTKPKAVGAKADVVDLMEALQASVSEAKKSRKPSTAKKATAAKKPASGKRTPKSA, encoded by the coding sequence ATGCGTTCGATGTGGAAGGGCTCGGTGTCCTTCGGGCTGGTGAGCATTCCGATCCAGCTGTACGCGGCCACCGAGAACAAGAACGTCTCGCTGCGCCAGGTGCACGAGGCCGATGGCGGCCGCATCCAGTACAAGCGGTTCTGCACGATCGACGGCGAAGAAGTGCCCTACGCCGAGATCGCCAAGGGCTACGAACTGCCCGACGGCGAGATGGTCGTGCTCACCGACGAGGACATGTCCGAGCTGCCGCTGGCGTCGTCGCGGGCGATCGACGTGCTCGAGTTCGTGCCGCTGGAGTCCATCGACCCGATCCACTTCGACAAGACCTACTACCTCGAACCGCAGAAGAACGCCGTCAAGCCGTACGTGGTCCTGCGTGACGCGCTGGAGAAGGCGAGCCACGTGGCGATCGCGAAGGTCGCCATCCGGCAGCGGGAGACGCTCGCGATCCTGCGGGTGCACAGCGACGTCCTGATGATGACGACGATGCTGTGGCCCGACGAGGTCCGCGTCCCGGACTTCGGCTTCCTGCACGAGGACCCGCCGCAGGTGCGGCCGCAGGAACTGACGATGGCGGGTTCGCTGATCGACTCCCTCTCGGAACCGGTGTTCGAGCACGAGAAGTACACCGACTCCTACCGCGAGGCGCTGGAGGCCATGATCGAGGCCAAGGCCGCGGGGAACGAGACGACGAAACCGAAGGCCGTCGGCGCGAAAGCCGACGTCGTCGACCTCATGGAGGCCTTGCAGGCCAGCGTGAGCGAGGCGAAGAAGAGCCGGAAGCCGTCGACGGCCAAGAAGGCCACCGCCGCCAAGAAGCCCGCTTCCGGCAAGCGAACCCCGAAGAGCGCCTGA
- a CDS encoding styrene monooxygenase/indole monooxygenase family protein, which produces MRKVLIVGAGQSGLQLALSLLNHDYDVTVMSARTPDEIRSGKVMSTQCMFHSALQHERDHKLNLWEDETVRVEGLGVSIAGPDSSRVLDWFAPLEHYAQSVDQRVKMAAWLELVEDRGGKVVIHGVTTSDLAPLAKLYDLVVVAAGKGELVQLFDRIPERSPYTEPQRALSLAYVHGLEPRPEHPDKAAVRFNIIPGVGELFMIPAYTLSGNCDILFFEGVPGGPLDCWGDRPSPQQHLDRILSLMKQFLPWEYERSRNAVLTDEKATLAGGYTPVVRSAVGKLPTGTAVLGMADVVVANDPITGQGSNNASHCAASYLDSILERGDKPFDEEWMTAAFDKYWEYAQHVTTWTNAMLQPPPPHVLQIIGAAGEKPAVATRFANGFSDPTDFQHWFFDPAKAEKYLAEA; this is translated from the coding sequence ATGCGCAAGGTTCTGATCGTCGGTGCCGGGCAGTCGGGATTGCAGCTGGCCTTGAGCCTGCTGAACCACGACTACGACGTCACGGTGATGTCGGCGCGGACGCCGGACGAGATCCGGTCCGGCAAGGTGATGTCGACCCAGTGCATGTTCCACTCCGCCCTGCAGCACGAGCGGGACCACAAGCTGAACCTGTGGGAGGACGAGACCGTCCGCGTCGAGGGACTCGGCGTGTCTATCGCGGGCCCTGACTCCAGCCGGGTGCTGGACTGGTTCGCGCCGTTGGAGCACTACGCGCAGTCGGTGGACCAGCGGGTGAAGATGGCGGCCTGGCTGGAACTGGTGGAGGACCGTGGCGGCAAGGTCGTCATCCACGGCGTCACCACCTCGGATCTGGCGCCGTTGGCGAAGCTGTACGACCTGGTCGTCGTCGCGGCGGGCAAGGGCGAGCTGGTCCAGCTGTTCGACCGGATCCCGGAACGCTCGCCGTACACCGAGCCGCAGCGCGCGCTTTCGCTGGCGTACGTGCACGGCCTCGAACCCCGGCCCGAGCATCCGGACAAGGCCGCGGTGCGCTTCAACATCATCCCCGGCGTGGGGGAGCTGTTCATGATCCCCGCGTACACGCTGAGCGGGAACTGCGACATCCTCTTCTTCGAGGGCGTCCCCGGCGGCCCGCTCGACTGCTGGGGTGACCGGCCGTCGCCGCAGCAGCATCTCGACAGGATCCTTTCGCTGATGAAGCAGTTCCTCCCGTGGGAGTACGAGCGTTCGAGGAACGCCGTGCTGACCGACGAGAAGGCGACGCTGGCGGGGGGCTACACCCCGGTCGTGCGGAGCGCGGTCGGCAAGCTGCCGACCGGGACCGCGGTGCTCGGCATGGCCGACGTCGTGGTCGCCAACGACCCGATCACCGGCCAGGGCTCCAACAACGCGAGCCACTGCGCGGCGTCCTATCTGGACTCGATCCTCGAACGCGGCGACAAGCCGTTCGACGAGGAGTGGATGACGGCGGCGTTCGACAAGTACTGGGAGTACGCCCAGCACGTGACGACCTGGACCAACGCGATGCTGCAGCCGCCGCCCCCGCACGTGCTCCAGATCATCGGCGCGGCGGGGGAGAAGCCCGCCGTCGCGACGCGGTTCGCGAACGGTTTCTCCGATCCGACCGACTTCCAGCACTGGTTCTTCGATCCCGCGAAGGCGGAGAAGTACCTGGCCGAAGCCTGA
- a CDS encoding GTP-binding protein yields the protein MDSSASRSDADLLAISAKIVVAGGFGVGKTTFVGSVSEVPPLSNEAWMTEAGAGVDELVPPGTKSTTTVAMDFGRITLREDLLLYLFGTPGQARFWFLWDDLSRGALGAVVLVDTSRIDQSFAAINYFENDSELPFIVAVNQFEGAPVHDLDEVRDALALSPDIPLVTCDARDPKSAVATLQELVSHTLSLAVVSGPGREFASLS from the coding sequence ATGGACTCAAGCGCCTCCCGGTCTGACGCCGATCTTCTGGCGATCTCCGCCAAGATCGTGGTCGCCGGTGGATTCGGCGTTGGCAAGACGACGTTCGTCGGCTCCGTCTCCGAGGTCCCGCCCCTGAGCAACGAAGCCTGGATGACCGAGGCAGGCGCCGGGGTCGACGAACTGGTGCCACCCGGAACCAAATCCACCACCACGGTCGCGATGGACTTCGGCCGGATCACCCTGCGTGAAGACCTGCTCCTGTATCTGTTCGGCACCCCCGGCCAGGCCCGGTTCTGGTTCCTCTGGGACGACCTCTCGCGCGGCGCGCTCGGCGCCGTGGTGCTGGTCGACACCAGCCGGATCGACCAGTCGTTCGCCGCGATCAACTACTTCGAAAACGACTCCGAGCTGCCGTTCATCGTCGCGGTCAACCAGTTCGAGGGGGCACCGGTGCACGACCTCGACGAGGTCCGCGACGCGCTGGCGTTGTCCCCGGACATCCCGCTGGTCACCTGTGACGCCCGCGACCCGAAGTCGGCGGTCGCGACGCTGCAGGAACTGGTTTCCCACACGCTGTCCCTCGCGGTGGTCTCCGGACCGGGTCGAGAGTTCGCTTCACTCAGCTGA
- a CDS encoding DUF742 domain-containing protein, which translates to MTVSSDQSPDRPVKMRSRRIRPYALTGGRTKSSQLLLVETLISVPRYDPSLAEALMPESRSLYERARERASIAELSVGLDLPLGVVRVLIGDLATQGAVFVHPTAHAYNHDTNVLERILDGLKRLPV; encoded by the coding sequence ATGACCGTGTCCAGCGACCAATCTCCGGACCGGCCGGTCAAGATGCGCAGCCGCAGAATCCGGCCGTACGCGCTGACCGGCGGCCGCACCAAGAGCAGCCAGCTGTTGCTGGTGGAGACCCTGATCTCGGTTCCGCGCTACGACCCGTCGCTGGCGGAGGCGCTGATGCCCGAATCGCGCTCGCTGTACGAGCGGGCCCGCGAACGCGCGTCGATCGCCGAGCTTTCGGTGGGACTGGATCTGCCTTTGGGCGTGGTCCGCGTGCTCATCGGCGACCTCGCCACCCAGGGCGCCGTCTTCGTGCACCCGACGGCCCACGCCTACAACCACGACACGAACGTGCTCGAGAGGATCCTCGATGGACTCAAGCGCCTCCCGGTCTGA
- a CDS encoding roadblock/LC7 domain-containing protein translates to MTAQDATTDFTWLLDDFVRKVHGASHALIMSVDGFPLTASESVSSDDAEQLAAIASGLLSLAGNSAALFGKGNCEQIIIRLTRGYFLFMGIGSEAGLAVLTEPDCDMKVVAYEMTQFITNAGHALTPEVRAGLRQVLTARRPPA, encoded by the coding sequence GTGACCGCCCAGGACGCGACCACGGATTTCACGTGGCTGCTCGACGACTTCGTGCGCAAGGTGCACGGCGCCAGCCACGCGCTGATCATGTCCGTCGACGGTTTCCCTTTGACCGCGTCGGAATCGGTGTCCAGTGACGACGCCGAGCAGCTCGCCGCCATCGCGAGCGGCCTGCTCAGCCTCGCGGGCAACAGCGCCGCGCTGTTCGGCAAGGGCAACTGCGAGCAGATCATCATCCGGCTCACCCGCGGGTACTTCCTGTTCATGGGGATCGGCTCCGAGGCCGGGCTCGCGGTGCTCACCGAACCGGACTGCGACATGAAGGTCGTCGCCTACGAGATGACCCAGTTCATCACCAACGCCGGTCACGCCCTCACCCCCGAGGTGCGAGCGGGACTCCGGCAGGTCCTGACCGCCCGACGGCCGCCGGCCTGA
- a CDS encoding ATP-binding protein: MVTRARGLLDRSRVLLDRSRVAAAQFLAAPPRHDPSAPPAEPAVEQRPAVEAPEAGALAGVCSNVALRDLNLLDQLLAQLETMEAGEENSDRLAELYRLDHLATRLRRNAENLRVLAGRDADDTAAGISSVLDVMRAAMSSIDHYSRITIGRVVSLGVVGFAAEDVSRILAELFDNAANQSSPSSPVSVSAHLTEQGSVLIRIEDEGIGMPPDRLAALNERLAAGAVLDDDSVRHMGLAVVGRLADRHEITVKLDRRTPHGTVATVLLPVPVVSELAEKQWSGSQTVVLPQARITNGAPVGNPVAAPSGLPRRRPAATTEPEPERKPSPRPRTAFQPPTDGGTTPSGLPRRVSRSIRTLPDEPAPPTPSADAADGHEALLADLDAFTDGERAALDDRHERETGGNTQ; encoded by the coding sequence ATGGTGACGCGGGCTCGAGGCTTGCTTGACCGCTCACGGGTTCTTCTGGACCGTTCCAGGGTCGCCGCGGCGCAGTTCCTCGCCGCACCGCCCCGGCACGATCCGTCGGCTCCGCCCGCCGAACCGGCGGTGGAACAACGGCCTGCCGTCGAGGCGCCGGAAGCAGGCGCGCTCGCCGGTGTCTGTTCCAATGTCGCGCTGCGCGACCTCAATCTGCTCGACCAGTTGCTCGCGCAGCTGGAGACGATGGAGGCGGGGGAGGAGAACTCCGACCGCCTCGCCGAGCTCTACCGGCTCGACCACCTGGCGACCCGCTTGCGGCGCAACGCCGAGAACCTGCGCGTGCTCGCCGGCCGGGACGCCGACGACACGGCTGCCGGGATCTCGTCCGTGCTGGACGTGATGCGGGCCGCGATGTCGTCGATCGACCACTACTCGCGGATCACGATCGGCCGCGTGGTTTCGCTCGGCGTCGTCGGTTTCGCCGCCGAGGACGTCAGCCGGATCCTCGCGGAACTGTTCGACAACGCGGCGAACCAGTCGTCACCGAGTTCGCCGGTCAGTGTCAGCGCGCACCTCACCGAACAGGGGAGTGTGCTGATCCGCATCGAGGACGAGGGCATCGGCATGCCACCCGACCGTCTCGCGGCACTGAACGAGCGGCTGGCCGCCGGTGCGGTGCTCGACGACGATTCGGTGCGGCATATGGGACTCGCCGTCGTCGGCAGGCTCGCCGACCGGCACGAGATCACCGTCAAACTCGACCGCCGCACCCCGCACGGCACGGTCGCCACCGTGCTGCTGCCGGTCCCGGTGGTCTCGGAACTGGCCGAGAAGCAGTGGTCCGGTTCGCAGACCGTGGTGCTGCCACAGGCCAGGATCACCAACGGAGCGCCCGTGGGAAACCCCGTCGCGGCGCCGTCCGGGCTGCCGCGGCGCCGTCCGGCCGCCACGACGGAGCCGGAACCGGAACGCAAGCCCAGCCCGCGTCCGCGCACGGCCTTCCAGCCGCCCACCGACGGCGGCACCACGCCGAGCGGTCTTCCGCGCCGGGTTTCCCGCAGTATCAGGACTTTGCCCGACGAACCGGCCCCGCCGACCCCGTCCGCCGACGCGGCGGACGGGCACGAGGCGCTGCTGGCCGACCTCGATGCCTTCACCGACGGCGAGCGCGCCGCTCTCGACGACCGGCACGAGCGTGAGACCGGAGGAAACACCCAGTGA
- a CDS encoding TetR/AcrR family transcriptional regulator, giving the protein MSLDPVAPLGLRERKKRAARRAMSEAALKLAMEKGVEQVRVEDIANAVGVSPRTFNNYFSSKEEAICSFIVERQELLREALRERPSEETLWEAVGTATLEAYGSLGEPNRGSVELARSLLLHPSVQGEFLKAHAKVEQVLADAILERAGAGAENALNARLMAAIVESAVKTAFFSWLINEGSRPFLETLGVLLREAAAGIPSLTRPEPVKKPKKQ; this is encoded by the coding sequence GTGAGTCTCGACCCCGTCGCCCCTCTCGGACTGCGCGAACGCAAGAAGCGCGCGGCCCGTCGCGCCATGAGCGAGGCAGCGCTCAAACTCGCCATGGAGAAGGGGGTCGAGCAGGTCCGCGTCGAGGACATCGCCAACGCCGTCGGCGTCTCTCCGCGCACGTTCAACAACTACTTCTCCAGCAAGGAGGAAGCGATCTGCTCGTTCATCGTCGAACGGCAGGAACTCCTGCGGGAGGCGCTGCGCGAGCGACCTTCGGAAGAGACGCTGTGGGAGGCGGTCGGAACCGCCACGCTGGAGGCTTACGGCAGCTTGGGCGAGCCGAACCGCGGCTCGGTGGAGCTGGCGCGATCGCTGCTCCTGCACCCGTCGGTGCAAGGCGAGTTCCTCAAGGCGCACGCCAAGGTCGAGCAGGTACTGGCGGACGCCATCCTGGAACGCGCGGGGGCGGGCGCGGAAAACGCGTTGAACGCGCGGCTCATGGCGGCGATCGTGGAGTCCGCGGTGAAGACCGCGTTCTTCAGTTGGCTGATCAACGAGGGTTCCCGGCCGTTCCTCGAGACGCTCGGTGTCCTTCTGCGCGAGGCCGCGGCGGGAATCCCGTCGCTCACCCGCCCCGAACCGGTGAAGAAACCGAAGAAGCAGTAA
- a CDS encoding ABC transporter ATP-binding protein, whose product MLTKLLRIHLRPYRRELWLIVLLQFVQTLAGLYLPTLNADIIDHGVVKGDMDYILGVGGVMLLVSLVQIACSIGAVYFGARTAMAVGRDVRGAIFHRVQDFSAREVGQFGTPSLITRTTNDVQQVQMLTLMSFTLMVSAPIMCFGGIVMALNQDVTLSWLLVVVVPILGVSVGIIIAKMRPAFRLMQERIDKINQILREQIMGIRVIRAFVKDDHERRRFTKANTELLDVSLIVGRLMALMFPIVMLVMNASSVAVLWFGGLRIDDGSMQIGALTAFLSYLMQILMAVMMATFMFMMVPRAEVSAERITEVLDTHTSVVLPSNPVSPGEVHGRLELSDVEFRYPGAEKPVLQEISLLAMPGETTAIIGSTGSGKTTLLNLIPRLMDATDGSVRVDDVDVRELDPTVLSDAVGLVPQKPYLFAGTVASNLRYGKSDATDEELWHALEVAQGKDFVERMPEGLDSTIAQGGTNVSGGQRQRLAIARMLVRRPEIYLFDDSFSALDYATDAALRRALVAETAEATVVIVAQRVSTIRHADRIIVLDEGRVVGNGTHTELMDRNETYREIVLSQLTEQEAA is encoded by the coding sequence GTGCTGACGAAGCTGTTGCGCATTCATCTGCGCCCGTACCGGCGAGAACTGTGGCTGATCGTGCTGCTGCAGTTCGTCCAGACCCTCGCCGGGCTCTACCTGCCGACGCTGAACGCCGACATCATCGACCACGGCGTGGTCAAGGGCGACATGGACTACATCCTCGGCGTCGGCGGCGTCATGCTGCTGGTGTCGCTGGTGCAGATCGCCTGCTCGATCGGCGCCGTCTACTTCGGCGCCCGCACCGCGATGGCGGTCGGCCGTGACGTCCGCGGCGCGATCTTCCACCGGGTCCAGGACTTCTCCGCCCGCGAAGTCGGCCAGTTCGGCACGCCGTCGCTGATCACCCGCACCACCAACGACGTCCAGCAGGTGCAGATGCTGACGTTGATGTCGTTCACCCTGATGGTGTCCGCGCCGATCATGTGCTTCGGCGGCATCGTCATGGCGCTGAACCAGGACGTCACCCTGTCGTGGCTGCTCGTGGTCGTGGTGCCGATCCTCGGCGTCTCGGTCGGGATCATCATCGCGAAGATGCGGCCGGCGTTCCGGCTGATGCAGGAGCGCATCGACAAGATCAACCAGATCCTGCGTGAGCAGATCATGGGCATCCGCGTGATCCGGGCCTTCGTCAAGGACGATCACGAGCGGCGGCGGTTCACCAAGGCGAACACCGAACTGCTGGACGTCTCCCTGATCGTCGGCAGGCTCATGGCGCTGATGTTCCCCATCGTCATGCTCGTGATGAACGCCTCCAGCGTCGCCGTGCTGTGGTTCGGCGGGCTGCGCATCGACGACGGCAGCATGCAGATCGGCGCGCTCACCGCGTTCCTGTCCTATCTGATGCAGATCCTGATGGCGGTCATGATGGCCACCTTCATGTTCATGATGGTGCCGCGCGCCGAGGTCAGCGCCGAGCGCATCACCGAGGTGCTCGACACGCACACCAGCGTCGTCCTTCCGTCGAACCCGGTCAGCCCCGGTGAAGTGCACGGACGACTCGAACTGTCCGATGTGGAGTTCCGCTACCCCGGCGCGGAGAAGCCGGTGCTGCAGGAGATCTCACTGCTGGCCATGCCCGGCGAGACGACCGCGATCATCGGCAGCACGGGCAGCGGGAAGACCACCCTGCTCAACCTGATCCCCCGGCTGATGGACGCCACCGACGGCTCGGTGCGCGTCGATGACGTCGACGTCCGGGAGCTGGATCCGACCGTCCTGTCCGACGCCGTCGGGCTGGTGCCGCAGAAGCCGTACCTGTTCGCCGGGACGGTCGCGAGCAACCTGCGCTACGGCAAGTCCGACGCCACCGACGAGGAACTGTGGCACGCGCTGGAAGTGGCGCAGGGCAAGGACTTCGTCGAGCGGATGCCCGAGGGGCTGGACTCCACCATCGCCCAGGGCGGGACCAACGTCTCGGGAGGCCAGCGGCAGCGGCTCGCGATCGCTCGGATGCTGGTGCGGCGCCCCGAGATCTACCTGTTCGACGACTCTTTCTCCGCACTCGACTACGCGACCGACGCAGCGTTGCGGCGCGCGCTGGTGGCCGAGACCGCCGAGGCGACCGTGGTCATCGTCGCGCAGCGGGTCAGCACGATCCGCCACGCCGACCGCATCATCGTGCTCGACGAGGGCCGCGTCGTCGGCAACGGAACGCACACCGAACTCATGGACCGCAACGAAACCTATCGGGAGATCGTGCTGTCCCAGCTGACCGAGCAGGAGGCCGCCTGA
- a CDS encoding ABC transporter ATP-binding protein has protein sequence MSAPESTASTAETTNAPAKPMGERASAARGPGPGGGGFGRGPGAFMGGQPAEKALDFKGSLKRLLGLLKPQRAMLYGILLFGIASVTLSVIGPKILGMATDLIFAGVVAKDMPPGVSKEAVIAGLRAEGNTTLADLYSGIDFVPGQRIDIDAVGQVLMWVLLLYIVASFFALLQSRLTTNLVQRAVFELRERIEEKFAKLPLSYFDRQPRGEVLSRATNDIDNLALSLQQTLAQIVSSLLMVIGVLVMMFVISPVLALVALLSVPASVFVAAKIGKKAQPQFIKQWSTTGRLNAHIEEMYTGHSLVKVFGRREEAQEVFREHNDTLYGASFKAQFISGTIQPAMMFIGNLSYVLVAVIGALRVASGTLTLGEVQAFIQYSRQFSQPVTQIASMANLLQSGIASAERVFALLDADEQEPEPAEPARVAAPRGQVEFEHVSFRYVEDTPLIEDLSLTVDPGHTVAIVGPTGAGKTTLVNLLMRFYELDGGRITLDGVDIAEMDREDLRAKTGMVLQDAWLFGGTIAENIAYGSESATQEEIVAAAKATHVDRFVRTLPDGYDTVIDDEGGTVSAGEKQLITVARAFLAKPAILILDEATSSVDTRTEVLIQRAMNSLREGRTSFVIAHRLSTIRDADVILVMENGSIVEQGDHETLLLTGGAYSRLYAAQFAEALAETD, from the coding sequence ATGAGCGCGCCCGAATCCACGGCATCCACCGCAGAAACCACGAATGCCCCGGCCAAACCGATGGGTGAGCGCGCGAGCGCGGCACGGGGACCAGGCCCCGGCGGAGGCGGTTTCGGCCGCGGTCCCGGCGCCTTCATGGGCGGACAGCCCGCCGAAAAGGCCTTGGACTTCAAAGGGTCGCTGAAGCGTCTGCTGGGCCTGCTGAAGCCGCAGCGCGCCATGTTGTACGGCATCCTGCTCTTCGGCATCGCCAGTGTCACGCTGAGTGTCATCGGCCCGAAGATCCTCGGCATGGCGACGGACCTGATCTTCGCGGGCGTCGTCGCGAAGGACATGCCACCGGGGGTGAGCAAGGAAGCGGTCATCGCCGGGCTGCGGGCGGAAGGCAACACCACGCTCGCCGACCTGTACTCGGGGATCGACTTCGTACCCGGCCAGCGCATCGACATCGACGCTGTCGGCCAGGTCCTGATGTGGGTGCTGCTGCTCTACATCGTGGCGTCGTTCTTCGCGCTGCTGCAGTCTCGGCTGACCACGAACCTGGTCCAGCGGGCGGTGTTCGAACTGCGGGAGCGGATCGAGGAGAAGTTCGCCAAGCTCCCGCTGAGCTACTTCGACCGCCAGCCGCGCGGCGAGGTGCTGAGCCGGGCCACCAACGACATCGACAACCTCGCGCTGTCCCTTCAGCAGACGCTCGCCCAGATCGTGTCGTCACTGCTGATGGTCATCGGCGTGCTCGTGATGATGTTCGTCATCTCGCCGGTGCTCGCGCTGGTCGCGCTGCTTTCGGTGCCGGCTTCGGTGTTCGTCGCGGCCAAGATCGGCAAGAAGGCGCAGCCGCAGTTCATCAAGCAGTGGTCCACCACCGGGCGGCTCAACGCGCATATCGAGGAGATGTACACCGGACACTCGCTGGTCAAGGTGTTCGGCCGCCGTGAGGAGGCCCAGGAGGTCTTCCGGGAGCACAACGACACGCTCTACGGCGCGAGCTTCAAGGCGCAGTTCATCTCGGGCACCATCCAGCCCGCGATGATGTTCATCGGCAACCTGAGCTACGTGCTGGTGGCCGTGATCGGCGCGCTGCGAGTGGCGTCCGGGACGCTGACGCTCGGTGAGGTCCAGGCGTTCATCCAGTACTCGCGGCAGTTCAGCCAGCCGGTCACGCAGATCGCCAGCATGGCGAACCTGCTGCAGTCCGGGATCGCGTCCGCGGAGCGGGTCTTCGCGTTGCTCGACGCGGACGAGCAGGAGCCCGAGCCCGCCGAACCCGCACGGGTGGCGGCCCCTCGTGGCCAGGTCGAGTTCGAGCACGTGTCGTTCCGGTACGTCGAGGACACGCCGCTCATCGAGGATCTGTCGCTGACCGTCGATCCAGGGCATACCGTGGCGATCGTCGGCCCGACCGGCGCGGGGAAGACCACGCTGGTCAATCTGCTCATGCGGTTCTACGAACTCGACGGTGGCCGGATCACCCTCGACGGCGTCGACATCGCCGAGATGGACCGTGAGGACCTGCGGGCGAAGACCGGCATGGTGCTGCAGGACGCGTGGCTGTTCGGCGGCACGATCGCGGAGAACATCGCCTACGGTTCCGAGAGCGCCACGCAGGAGGAGATCGTCGCGGCGGCCAAGGCGACCCACGTCGACCGGTTCGTCCGTACGCTGCCCGACGGCTACGACACGGTGATCGACGACGAGGGCGGCACGGTCAGCGCCGGCGAGAAACAGCTGATCACCGTCGCGAGGGCGTTCCTGGCGAAACCCGCGATCCTCATCCTCGACGAGGCCACCAGTTCGGTCGACACCCGGACCGAGGTGCTGATCCAGCGGGCGATGAATTCGCTGCGCGAGGGACGGACGAGTTTTGTCATCGCGCACCGGTTGTCCACCATTCGGGACGCGGACGTCATCCTCGTGATGGAAAACGGCTCGATCGTCGAACAGGGCGACCACGAAACGCTGCTGCTCACCGGAGGTGCGTACTCGCGGCTCTACGCGGCCCAGTTCGCCGAGGCGCTGGCCGAAACCGACTGA
- a CDS encoding DNA polymerase ligase N-terminal domain-containing protein — translation MRWPTMAEKLGEYRRKRRPGRTPEPLPDRDGETGADDLFVIQEHHASSLHWDVRLERDGVLVSWAVPKGLPMSPDLERLAVHTEDHPLEYLTFEGEIPAGEYGGGTMTIWDTGRYETLHFNDHKVEVVFHGKRARGKYLFLNVKKDGNDRGWLLKRLDPAEPGRVELPSFLAPMLSKPGRLPSTGEDAEWAYEFDWSGRRTLIRVSGGRITAYDDSGDDVTGLYPEFRGLGEQLGATEAFLDGEIVVFDGGRPSPEGLGHRARATKSSAKRLISRYPAFYLVNDLLHLDGRPCVESPYVDRRALLDTLDLAGPHWQVPRFYLGDGGAVARAAREHGLAGVIAKRAGSGYHPGRRTGEWLSITGARVQQVVLGGWRPGGGSRAGTFSSLLLGVPHENGLRYIGNVGVGFAADELEALSQRLFRLERKTSPFDSVPDKQARDAHWSRPTIVGEVVFGDWTDAGCLRNPRWRGLLPDVTADEVELDG, via the coding sequence GTGCGCTGGCCGACCATGGCGGAGAAACTCGGCGAATACCGCCGTAAGCGCAGACCGGGGCGGACTCCGGAACCGCTTCCGGATCGCGACGGGGAGACCGGGGCGGACGATCTCTTCGTCATCCAGGAACACCACGCGAGCAGCCTGCACTGGGACGTCCGCCTCGAACGGGACGGTGTGCTGGTCTCCTGGGCCGTGCCGAAGGGCCTGCCGATGTCACCGGACCTCGAACGGCTCGCCGTGCACACCGAGGACCATCCGCTGGAATACCTCACCTTCGAAGGCGAAATACCCGCCGGCGAATACGGCGGTGGCACCATGACGATCTGGGACACCGGCCGGTACGAAACGCTGCACTTCAACGACCACAAGGTCGAGGTCGTCTTCCACGGGAAACGGGCGCGCGGGAAATACCTGTTCCTCAATGTGAAGAAGGACGGCAACGATCGCGGCTGGCTGCTGAAACGGCTCGACCCCGCCGAACCGGGACGCGTGGAACTCCCCTCATTCCTCGCCCCGATGCTGTCCAAACCGGGGCGGCTCCCCTCGACCGGCGAAGACGCGGAATGGGCTTACGAATTCGACTGGTCCGGGCGCCGCACCCTGATCCGCGTTTCCGGGGGCCGGATCACCGCTTACGACGATTCGGGCGACGACGTCACCGGGCTGTACCCCGAGTTCCGCGGTCTGGGCGAGCAGCTCGGTGCCACGGAAGCCTTTCTCGACGGGGAAATCGTCGTCTTCGACGGCGGGAGGCCGAGTCCGGAGGGGCTCGGGCACCGCGCACGGGCGACGAAGAGTTCCGCGAAACGGCTCATCTCGCGGTATCCGGCGTTCTACCTGGTCAACGATCTCCTGCATCTGGACGGCCGTCCCTGCGTCGAGTCGCCCTATGTCGACCGGCGGGCGCTCCTCGACACGCTCGACCTCGCCGGTCCGCACTGGCAGGTCCCCCGGTTCTACCTCGGGGACGGCGGCGCGGTCGCGCGAGCGGCCAGGGAACACGGGCTCGCCGGTGTGATCGCCAAACGGGCAGGCTCCGGGTACCACCCTGGAAGGCGTACCGGGGAATGGCTTTCCATCACCGGGGCCAGGGTCCAGCAAGTGGTGCTCGGCGGCTGGCGGCCGGGCGGTGGCAGCCGGGCGGGCACGTTCAGTTCGCTGCTGCTCGGTGTCCCGCACGAGAACGGGTTGCGGTACATCGGAAACGTCGGTGTCGGCTTCGCCGCCGACGAACTGGAAGCGCTGTCCCAGCGGCTGTTCCGCTTGGAACGCAAGACTTCCCCGTTCGACTCCGTCCCGGACAAACAGGCACGGGACGCGCACTGGTCGCGGCCCACCATCGTCGGCGAGGTCGTCTTCGGCGACTGGACCGACGCGGGCTGCCTGCGCAACCCGCGCTGGCGTGGCCTGCTGCCGGACGTCACCGCCGACGAGGTCGAACTCGACGGCTGA